GCGGCCACATCCAGGTGTTCGATGGCTACGGCGAAAGCATGATCGACTACAACCACAAGGCCACCTACGTGGGCGTGGGTGTATCGCTGCTGGAGTGGTTCTGATGTCGGTGACGATCTGGCACAACCCTGCGTGCAGCAATTCGCGTGGCGCGCTGGCGTTGATCCGCGAAGCCGGCATCGAACCGGTGGTGGTGGACTACCTGGCCACCCCGCCCGATGAAGCAACGCTGCGTGCGGTACTGGCCGAATCCGGCCTGTCCGCCCGTGACCTGGTGCGCAGCAAGGAAGCCACCTTCGCCGAACTGGGCCTGGCCGATGCCGATGAAGGCACCCTGCTGGCAGCCATGGCCGGGCACCCGCGGCTGATCAACCGCCCGGTGGTGCGCACGCCCAAGGGCACGCGCCTGTGCCGCCCGCCGGAGATCGTGTTGGAGCTGCTGTAACCCGTAGAGTCGACCGTTGGTCGACTGCCCTTCGCACCGCCCGCAGAATTCCCGCGCTGCGCGCGATAGTCGACCAACGGTCGACTCTACCCCGCAGGCACACCCGGTAGAGTCGACCGTTGGTCGACTGCCCTTCGCACCGCCCGCAGAAATCCCGCGCTGTGCGCGATAGTCGACCAACGGTCGACTCTACCCCGCAGGCACACCCGGTAGAGTCGACCGTTGGTCGACTGCCCTTCGCACCGGCCACAGAAATCCCGCGCTGTGCGCGATAGTCGACCAACGGTCGACTCTACCCCGCAGGCACACCCGGTAGAGTCGACCGTTGGTCGACTGCTCCTTGCACCGCCCGAAGACTCACCCGCCGCCGCACGACGCCATGCAACTGTCGGCGTTCTGGCTGCAGCTGATCAACGGCGACTGGTCCATGCAGGCCTGTGCCTGCGACATGCAGGAACGCCGCAGTTCGTCATCGGTGATCCGGTCGCACTTGCTTGCCGCCTGCGCATCGCAGGTCGAACGACGGTCCGAATCGGAGCGCGCCAGGCAGGCGCTGCGGTACTGCTGGCACGCCATCACGCATTGAGCGCTGGCGTTGTTGCCGGGCACACCGTCGTACAGATCACCGCCACTGCTGCAGGCGACAAGAGAAAACACGCACAGCATGGCGAAGCAACGGAACAATGACATTGGACACTCCCTGTTCAATACACCGGACAACCCAGCGAAGGCTAGCAATCCCGACCTTTCCGTGGCGTCAAACGAAAAACGGCGCCCTGCGGCGCCGTTTTCCTGCTTCCGGTGGCGTTACTCCACCACCACCGGAATCTTGCCGATGCGGGCCTGCCATTCGCGCGGGCCGGTCTTGTGCACCGATTCGCCGGTGGAGTCGACCGCCACGGTCACCGGCATGTCCTGCACGGTGAATTCATAGATTGCTTCCATGCCCAGATCGGCGAAGCCGACGACCTTGGCCGCCTTGATCGCCTTGGACACCAGGTAGGCCGAACCACCGACGGCCATCAGGTAGGCCGACTTGTGCTTCTTGATGGCCTCGATCGCGGCCGGGCCACGTTCGGCCTTGCCGACCATGCCCAGCAGGCCGGTCTGCGCCAGCACCTGCTCGGTGAACTTGTCCATGCGGGTGGCAGTGGTCGGGCCGGCCGGGCCCACCACTTCATCGCGCACCGGATCGACCGGGCCGACGTAGTAGATGAAGCGACCCTTCAGGTCGACCGGCAGTTCCTCGCCCTTGTTGAGCATGTCAACCATGCGCTTGTGCGCGGCGTCGCGGCCGGTCAGCAGCTTGCCGTTGAGCAGCAGGGTCTGGCCCGGCTTCCAGTTGGCCACGTCTTCCGGGGTGATCGTATCCAGGTCCACGCGGGTGCCCTTGGACGCGTCGTAGGTCAGCTTCGGCCAGTCTTCCAGCGACGGCGGATCCAGCATCACCGGGCCGCTGCCATCAAGGGTGAAATGCGCATGGCGGGTCGCAGCGCAGTTCGGGATCATCGCCACCGGCAGGTTGGCCGCGTGGGTCGGGTAATCGTTGATCTTGATGTCCAGCACGGTGGTCAGGCCACCCAGGCCCTGTGCACCGATGCCCAGCGCGTTGACCTTCTCGTACAGCTCCAGGCGCAGCTCTTCGATGCGGTTGGACGCACCACGGGCCTGCAGATCGGTGATGTCGATCGGCTCCATCAGCGCTTCCTTGGCCAGCAGCATCGCCTTTTCAGCGGTACCACCAATGCCGATGCCGAGCATGCCCGGCGGACACCAGCCAGCACCCATGGTCGGCACGGTCTTCAGCACCCAGTCGACGATGGAATCGGACGGGTTGAGCATGGCGAACTTGGTCTTGGCCTCCGAACCACCGCCCTTGGCGGCCACGATCACATCGACCGTGTTGCCCGGCACCACCTTGACGTTGACCACGCCCGGGGTGTTGTCCTTGGTGTTGACGCGCTTGCCGGCCGGATCGGCCAGCACCGAGGCGCGCAGCTTGTTGTCCGGGTGCAGGTAGGCGCGGCGGACACCTTCGTTGGCCATGTCTTCCACGCCCATGGTCGCGTCGTCCCAGCGCACGTCCATGCCGATTTCCAGGAACACGGTGACGATGCCGGTGTCCTGGCAGATCGGACGGTGGCCTTCGGCGCACATCCGCGAATTGATCAGGATCTGGGCCATCGCTTCCTTCGCGGCCGGCGACTCCTCACGCTCGTAGGCGGCGGCGAGGTTCTTGATGTAGTCGACCGGGTGGTAGTACGAGATGTACTGCAGCGCGTCGGCGATGGACTGGATGAGGTCTTCCTGCTTGATCGATGTCACGGCTTGCTCGCTTGCTCAAGGCTGGCGGGGGTAATCCGCCCATTTTACCCCCTCCCCCGGCCGCAGGGGTGGTGGTGCTGGCCGCTGGCCGGCAAGATCGCACCAGGTCCGTGTCACGTCCCCACCCTCTACGGCGTCCTTGCCCACATGAACGCTGAATCGACCTTCCAGACCCACCGCCCACGCCTGATGGCGCTGGCCTACCGCCTGCTGGGCAGCCGCGCCGATGCCGAGGACGTCGTGCAGGATGCCTGGCTGCGCTGGTCCGGGGCCGACCCGGCCAGCGTGCGCGACCCCGAGGCGTGGCTGGTGACCGCCACCACGCGGCTGGGCCTTGACCGCCTGCGCGCGGCCCGGCGCGAGCGTGCGCATTACGTGGGCCCCTGGCTGGCCGAACCCCTGGCGATCAGTCTGGAACCCGACCCGGCGCCCGGGCCGGCGCAGCGCCACGCGCTGGCCGACGACGTGTCGGTGGCCTTCCTGACCCTGCTGGAACAACTGGGCCCGGAGGAGCGCGCGGCGCTGCTGCTGAAGGACGTGTTCGATCATGACTATGCCGAGATCGCCGCGCTGATCGGCCACAGCCAGGCGAACTGCCGCCAGCTGGTACATCGTGCCAGGCAACGGCTGCAGGCCGGGCGCCGTCGGTTCAACGCCGATGCCAGCCAGCACCGGGACCTGCTGGCGCGCTTCATGCACGCCACCCAGCAAGGCGACAGCCAGGCCGTGCAGGCCCTGCTGCATGCCAACGCGCGGCTGGTGTCCGATGGCGGCGGCGTAGTCACCGCCGCGATCCGGCCGCTGCTGGGCGCCGAGCGTATCGGCCGCCTGTTCTGGGCCATT
Above is a genomic segment from Stenotrophomonas sp. ESTM1D_MKCIP4_1 containing:
- a CDS encoding RNA polymerase sigma-70 factor, whose protein sequence is MNAESTFQTHRPRLMALAYRLLGSRADAEDVVQDAWLRWSGADPASVRDPEAWLVTATTRLGLDRLRAARRERAHYVGPWLAEPLAISLEPDPAPGPAQRHALADDVSVAFLTLLEQLGPEERAALLLKDVFDHDYAEIAALIGHSQANCRQLVHRARQRLQAGRRRFNADASQHRDLLARFMHATQQGDSQAVQALLHANARLVSDGGGVVTAAIRPLLGAERIGRLFWAIAQRGLGHTAQLGYVNGEPAILRFDGPRLHSVTTVEVVDGYITQVYSVLNPQKLSALVTVGDAAASW
- the arsC gene encoding arsenate reductase (glutaredoxin) (This arsenate reductase requires both glutathione and glutaredoxin to convert arsenate to arsenite, after which the efflux transporter formed by ArsA and ArsB can extrude the arsenite from the cell, providing resistance.) — translated: MSVTIWHNPACSNSRGALALIREAGIEPVVVDYLATPPDEATLRAVLAESGLSARDLVRSKEATFAELGLADADEGTLLAAMAGHPRLINRPVVRTPKGTRLCRPPEIVLELL
- a CDS encoding fumarate hydratase, producing MTSIKQEDLIQSIADALQYISYYHPVDYIKNLAAAYEREESPAAKEAMAQILINSRMCAEGHRPICQDTGIVTVFLEIGMDVRWDDATMGVEDMANEGVRRAYLHPDNKLRASVLADPAGKRVNTKDNTPGVVNVKVVPGNTVDVIVAAKGGGSEAKTKFAMLNPSDSIVDWVLKTVPTMGAGWCPPGMLGIGIGGTAEKAMLLAKEALMEPIDITDLQARGASNRIEELRLELYEKVNALGIGAQGLGGLTTVLDIKINDYPTHAANLPVAMIPNCAATRHAHFTLDGSGPVMLDPPSLEDWPKLTYDASKGTRVDLDTITPEDVANWKPGQTLLLNGKLLTGRDAAHKRMVDMLNKGEELPVDLKGRFIYYVGPVDPVRDEVVGPAGPTTATRMDKFTEQVLAQTGLLGMVGKAERGPAAIEAIKKHKSAYLMAVGGSAYLVSKAIKAAKVVGFADLGMEAIYEFTVQDMPVTVAVDSTGESVHKTGPREWQARIGKIPVVVE